In Legionella cincinnatiensis, the DNA window GTTTGGTTGTATTAGGAATTCCTTCAAATGATTTTGGAGGGCAAGAACCAGGAACAGAACAAGAAATTTCTAACTTTTGCCAAGTAAATTATGGTGTTAGCTTTCCAATGGCGGCTAAAGAAGTGGTTTCAGGAAAAAATGCACATCCATTTTATCTTTGGGCAAGAAAGGAATTGGGATTTGGTACTGCACCAAAATGGAATTTCCATAAGTATCTTATCAATCGCAAGGGAAAGTTGATTGATTATTTTTATTCGACTACTTCTCCAGATACAGGAAGAGTTATCAAAATTATTGAGAAAGCATTAGACGAACACGTTTAAGGAAATAACTTGACTAGGCAATGGATGTAGTTTCCCAGAGACTACTTAGGCTGCATCATAGCCACCCGCAACAGCGCTATAAACTTGTATCATACTGTCGAGTAATTGCGCTTTTGTCTGCACCAGTATGAGCATACTTTGATCAAGATTGATCTTTGCATTCACTACATTGCGATAATCTCTTGCTCCCGCTTTGTATTGTGCTAATGCAATCGCATGTCCTTTTTTAGCAGCTAAATACCCTCTATGTGCTTGCAGATAAGACAATCTGTTTTTTTGCTCTGTCATCAGTGCATTATCCACATCTGCAAATGCAGCATGTAATGTTTCTAAATAATCATAATAAGTTGCTTTGAAGTTTGCTTTAGCAGATTTGATATTCTGATAGGAGCTGGCATTGAGTATTTTCATTGAGGCGGCAGCCTGAGCAATCCAAATATTAGTACTTAATTTTAAAAGATGGGTTAAGTCAACAGACGTACCTCCAACTAAGCCGGTTAATGAAATCGTTGGAAAAAAAACGGAATAGGCCACACCAATTTGTGAATAAGCGATTTTAACATTATTTAAGGCCATCATAATGTCCGGGCGATTTTTTAAAACGGATGAAGGTAAATGTTTAGGAATGAGGTTATCTAAGTGAAGCGAAAGTAAAGTACGGCTGGTGCTAATTGGTCCGGGATTTTCATTCAATAAGAAATGAATGGTATTTTCACTTTGTGCTATCACATTTTCGATTTGTGGCGTTTTTGTTTCCTCTTGTGCAAGCTGTTGATCAAGATTGGTTAATGTTTCAAGGTCACTGGCTCCTTTTTGAAACCGAACTTGCTCTAGTTGGCGTAGTTTTTTTAAATCATGGCATAGTGTTTTTTCTATCGCTAATTGCTCGCGTTGGCTTAAGAGCATGAAATAAGCACCACTCATTTGGCTAATAATCCCTAGTTTTGTTGCTTGAGTTTGCGCTTTTTGGAGATCTAAAGAGGCTTGAGCTGCTTTAATGTTATTAATATTATTTAATATATTAACAGTATATGCGGGTACAAAACCGGCATTGTATTCTTTAAATCTCAAATTGGATAGGCTTGAGAATAAAGGAGTTTTAGCCAATTGTCCTTGAGGTGTAATATGCGAATTCCAAGTCCTACCTGCAAATCCACTTGTAGAGCCATCAAGAGTTGGAATCCAAGCATATTGAGCTGCTTTAAGCTGTGCTTGTGCTTGCTCAATTGTGGCATAAGAACTTTGGATTTGATAATTAGAAGTAAGGGCTTGAATCATCAGCTGATCAAGCTCAGGATCTTTTAACTTTTTCCACCATGCAATTTGGCTTAAAATAGTTTTGCTATTGACATACTTTGTGCCACTACGAGTGCTTTTAGGATAATTAACTTTTTCAGGAGCGATACAATTTTTGCAACATGATCCCAGCACCATAGTGAATAAATAGAGCAAGATAATTTGTAGTTTCATCATTCTATCACTTCATTTAATCGAGTTTTGTTCTAAATATTTTTCCTGTCAAAAGCACCAGGATCAAAGCAATGAATAAAATAGGTAAAATGTTAGGAATTATTTGGCTAATAGTATTACCTTTAAGTAAAATTCCACGCGTAATTCGAATAAAATAAGTCATGGGAATACAGTATCCTAACATTTGGGCCCATATTGGCATGCCATAGAAAGAAAAAATATAACCTGATAGAAACATTGAAGGGAGCTGGTAAAACACACTAAGTTGCATGGCTTGCATAGGGGTACGTGCGATTGTGGAATAAATCATTCCTACCATGAGATTGGCAATAATAAATGGTGCTGAAGCAACATAAAGTAACAGCAAACTTCCTTCCGTAGGGATATTAATTAATAGTTTACCAAAAATTAAGATACTTGTGAGCTGTAAATAACCCAAAACAATATAAGGGACTACTTTACCTAAAATAATCTCAGTAGGTTTTAAAGGAGTACTGAGTAGCATTTCCATCGTACCGGCTTCTTTTTCTGAAGTAATGGCGGTTGAGGTGAGCATGACCATAGTTAATGTCAGTAATACACCAATTAAACCGGGAACAATATTATAAGAGCTTGTATTCGATTCATTATAAAGTCGGTGAATCGTAAGATTCACATTCCTTTGGGAGTTGCCTGGCATCGGGATACTTAAGCCTTGTTTATTAAAACTATTTAGGGTTTGAGTCAAAATCGGCAGTGCATTTCCCAACGCACTGGCACTACTGCCAGGATCAGAGCCATCAATTTCAACTAATAGTTGGGGGTTTTCATTGCGTATGTATTTGCGGGTAAAATTAGGAGGAATAGTAAAAGCAAAACTTATTTTTCCATTGGCAAGATCTTGATTTTTTTGATTTTCACTAGATGCTTCATGAGTTACTTTAAAATAACCTGAAGCTTCGAGTGCACTGACATAACTACGGGTTAAAGGAGAATTATCATAACTTACAATGGTAGTTGGTAGATGTTTGGGATCAAATTCAATAGCAAAACCAAAGAGAATCAGAAGCATAATAGGTAAAATAACCAACATGGCTATGGTGCCGCGATCGCGGGTAATAAGAATAAATTCTTTGCGGATTAAACCTGCAATGCGGGCAATCGATATTCCTTGCACAAGATTTTTATAGTTCTTCATTGCATTAATCCAATAAAAACTTCCTCAAAAGAAGGAGTAACCTCTTTAAAGGATAAGTTTTTGTTTTCTTGAATTAACTTATCCAATGCTTGATGATTTCGTGATGAAATTCGCAATTCATTATTTACAATAGAGGCCAAGAGTTCGGGGTGAGAATGGTTTATTTTTTTAATTAATAAATTTTGTTCTTTTCTATCCGCTTCTAAAATAAAGGTCTTGACTTTTGAAGAGGGTATTAAGTTTTTTGTTGTACCTGTATAGAGCAACTTTCCTAAATTAATATAGGCAAGATCAGTGCATTTTTCAGCTTCATCCATATAGTGGGTAGTTACCAAAATTGTTGTCCCGTCACGTGCGGTAATCTGATGTAAATAATCCCAAAACTCTTTACGGGCTTTAGGATCCACACCAGCAGTAGGTTCATCTAAAAAGAGTAACTTGGGTTTGTGCAGTATGCTACAAGCCAAGGCTAGGCGTTGTTTCCATCCTCCTGATAATCGACCTGCTTGGATTTTACGGTATTTTTCAAGACCAAGATCTGTGAGCATGTCATTTATTTCTTTGCTTGAGTTTTTAATTTGGAAAATATCAGCAATAAAACGAAGATTTTCATAAACCGTTAATCCAGTATAAAAACTGAATTTTTGTGGCATGTATCCGGTATGTTGTTTTATCTGGTTACTCTGCGTGCGGATATTGTAACCAAGGCAAGAACCTTCTCCATCTGTGGGAGTTAAAAGGCCGCAAATCATCCGAATGGTTGTTGTCTTTCCACTCCCATTAGATCCGAGAAAACCGAATATGGAGCCTTTTTCCACTTTAAGAGAGATATGGTCAACCGCAACTTTTTCATCGAATTTTTTAGTTAATTCTTTAACATCAATCGCTAAATCACTCATCAGGCTAATTCCAAAGTTACAGGTTGGCCCAGATGTATTTTTTCTAAATCAGGCGAATTAATTTGGACTTCAACTCGAAAAACAAGTCGTTGGCGTTCCTCACGGGAATAGATGATAGGAGGAGTGTATTCGGCAATATTAGAAATATAGGAAATATGTCCTGTAGCAAGATGATCATTTTGATCCGTTTTAACTTTAATGGGTTCATTAAGTCGTAATTGACTTAACTTTTCCTCAGGAACAAAAAAAATAGCTTTAATATTCTTTTTTGTGATTAATGAAAGAATAGGAATACCTGCTTGCACAAATTCGCCTTGGGTAAAATAGGTATCAAATATAATCCCATATTCTGGCGCAAAGTTTTCCTTACGACTAACGAACCATTTTTTATCTGCAACCTC includes these proteins:
- a CDS encoding glutathione peroxidase; translation: MMTHIASADTPHYDNAYDYSFHTLRGHEPLPLSSFQGKVLMVVNTASKCGFTPQYAGLEKLYEQYKDRGLVVLGIPSNDFGGQEPGTEQEISNFCQVNYGVSFPMAAKEVVSGKNAHPFYLWARKELGFGTAPKWNFHKYLINRKGKLIDYFYSTTSPDTGRVIKIIEKALDEHV
- a CDS encoding TolC family protein produces the protein MMKLQIILLYLFTMVLGSCCKNCIAPEKVNYPKSTRSGTKYVNSKTILSQIAWWKKLKDPELDQLMIQALTSNYQIQSSYATIEQAQAQLKAAQYAWIPTLDGSTSGFAGRTWNSHITPQGQLAKTPLFSSLSNLRFKEYNAGFVPAYTVNILNNINNIKAAQASLDLQKAQTQATKLGIISQMSGAYFMLLSQREQLAIEKTLCHDLKKLRQLEQVRFQKGASDLETLTNLDQQLAQEETKTPQIENVIAQSENTIHFLLNENPGPISTSRTLLSLHLDNLIPKHLPSSVLKNRPDIMMALNNVKIAYSQIGVAYSVFFPTISLTGLVGGTSVDLTHLLKLSTNIWIAQAAASMKILNASSYQNIKSAKANFKATYYDYLETLHAAFADVDNALMTEQKNRLSYLQAHRGYLAAKKGHAIALAQYKAGARDYRNVVNAKINLDQSMLILVQTKAQLLDSMIQVYSAVAGGYDAA
- a CDS encoding ABC transporter permease translates to MKNYKNLVQGISIARIAGLIRKEFILITRDRGTIAMLVILPIMLLILFGFAIEFDPKHLPTTIVSYDNSPLTRSYVSALEASGYFKVTHEASSENQKNQDLANGKISFAFTIPPNFTRKYIRNENPQLLVEIDGSDPGSSASALGNALPILTQTLNSFNKQGLSIPMPGNSQRNVNLTIHRLYNESNTSSYNIVPGLIGVLLTLTMVMLTSTAITSEKEAGTMEMLLSTPLKPTEIILGKVVPYIVLGYLQLTSILIFGKLLINIPTEGSLLLLYVASAPFIIANLMVGMIYSTIARTPMQAMQLSVFYQLPSMFLSGYIFSFYGMPIWAQMLGYCIPMTYFIRITRGILLKGNTISQIIPNILPILFIALILVLLTGKIFRTKLD
- a CDS encoding ABC transporter ATP-binding protein, with the protein product MSDLAIDVKELTKKFDEKVAVDHISLKVEKGSIFGFLGSNGSGKTTTIRMICGLLTPTDGEGSCLGYNIRTQSNQIKQHTGYMPQKFSFYTGLTVYENLRFIADIFQIKNSSKEINDMLTDLGLEKYRKIQAGRLSGGWKQRLALACSILHKPKLLFLDEPTAGVDPKARKEFWDYLHQITARDGTTILVTTHYMDEAEKCTDLAYINLGKLLYTGTTKNLIPSSKVKTFILEADRKEQNLLIKKINHSHPELLASIVNNELRISSRNHQALDKLIQENKNLSFKEVTPSFEEVFIGLMQ